Within Acanthochromis polyacanthus isolate Apoly-LR-REF ecotype Palm Island chromosome 3, KAUST_Apoly_ChrSc, whole genome shotgun sequence, the genomic segment gcatttttaaaactaGATGAATCTGTAAATAAACAAGTTGCATCTTATTCAAATTTAAGAGGAACAGAGGAAACTGCTTGGAGTGTCAGGGCAAAAGCAAAGGCAGAGCATTAACTTTTCACATTTGAGATGTTATGTAAAATGAGTTGGATCAGTACTGACATTGTGGGCTCCAGTGGGTTTTCCTGGAGGACGGGCACCCCTGAGACTGGATGGGCGCAGCAGAAACAGGACAAGAGCCACCACCACCCATCCCATAAGAACCATGGGGAGGGTCAGGTCACCTCCTCCACCCACTGACCCACTGGGACCTGGCACTGAAGACAAAAAACTATTCACACATGTAGTCTAATATTTCTCCTTTGAGAACATGTTCCAGCTTCCATATACGACGACACTACGACCAAAAAACACCAGGTCAAATGTGAACTACAATAAAAAGTGGGCATACATACATTCCTGAGGGCACTCTGTGTCTGTGCAGTAGGACTGAGATTGCCTGAGCTGAAAGAAATTACAAAGGGATAAATTACAGACCACCTCTACCCTTATCTGggaagagagaaaacacacatggaAAATAAACAGACAGGTAACTATACTGTAACTCATAAACTTGGACTTCACAGTTACATTAGCAATAATATGTAATATGgagcatttatttacatttgaatCTTGCAAAACAACTTCAGCCTGCTTCACAGCTCTGACAGTAAAAGCTGTGCAAATTGTGCAGGTATTTGGTTAACACCCTTCTATGCTGTAAGCAAATCAGAAGCCTCAGAGGGCAGCTTCAAGCTCTCAGCCAACTGGAACTTGCCATGCAAGGTACacctgtgcaaaaaaaaaaaaaaaaaaaaaggacaaatctGACCTCATCCCTGTCGTAATCATAAGTATAAGTAGGAGCATGTTTCCAAGCTCACAGTAAATCTGGTGGCACACAGAGCTGAAAAGTGAAATGTATTTGAAGGGTACATCTGATATGGTCTCAAGATAAACACCAAGCAGGAACCAGAATGCGTTGGCTCAGTGTCACTCAGTAGCTTTGCATTTCCTTCTTCCCTCCCTCTTTAAACACTTTCATTTACTTGCAACTTGTGCTTCTTTTCTTCAGTCTCTCAACTTTAGTCGCAGACACTTTCACTTCACATTCCATACTTGGAACACTCTGACCTGTCCCTCAAATCTGAAACTTAGATTTCAAGTGACATTGAGAGACTCTTGGCTCTGCTGCTTACCAGGTTGATGAGGCGCCTCATAGCATATTCCTGAGTGCAGATGCACTCACAAGGGTCAAAGCCTCCCTCCGCCATTTCTCTCCGGACAGTATCtatcttgaaaaaaatattgcatGTAACTAGGACAGACATGAACAAGTGAGGGAAACCTAATGCTACCTCTTGTCAGTGATGCACTCTATTGTTGTCCCACAGGCTCACAGACTAGGGGAGGAGACTGTTCAGCCAGAAACAGTCAGCATTACTCTGTGCCAGTactgtctttctgcatgttAAGAGTAAAAGCGTAAGTTTTTGACTGCATTTAGATTTTCTAGCTGTTGCTGAACACACTACAAAGGCCCATATTCTGAAATCAAAACAGTATAAGTTACCACATTTCATTGTAACAACCGTAAAAGTAAGAAATCCAGATTACAACAGAAGTAAGTACAGCTTTGTGCAAATACACTTGAATGTGAAATTATTCTGTTATATGGCCTTACAGTAATCGCATTACTTAAAAAGTGAACAGTAGGCCAGTAGTTCTTATGCAAAATTAAAAGTTAACAGTTTAGGTTTACTATAATAACAATGTAGGTCCTGATATAAAAATTCAATGCAACTAAAGTCAGTGCTCCTGTTATGACAGACATTCAAATCttatattttttcaatatttcattttttaatgacaAACTCAACCCTCCTCAGCATGGACAACATCAGATTTCTGAAGAGATGTTCTGTCATTCTtcagagacagttttttttaacttctcttGCCAGAGGCGTTGTGTTGCTCGGTTTAAAATACCGCAAATGCGTTCTACTGGAT encodes:
- the smim14 gene encoding small integral membrane protein 14 codes for the protein MAEGGFDPCECICTQEYAMRRLINLLRQSQSYCTDTECPQELPGPSGSVGGGGDLTLPMVLMGWVVVALVLFLLRPSSLRGARPPGKPTGAHNNDRREPQHHL